The following proteins are co-located in the Apium graveolens cultivar Ventura unplaced genomic scaffold, ASM990537v1 ctg7730, whole genome shotgun sequence genome:
- the LOC141704335 gene encoding uncharacterized protein LOC141704335, producing MATKTLDSISKPKPAEDVETIADLSGDELLSSLVTKKKKIETAGSNKKPKPNKKPEDSTRKLDDLKKKVKKADANVRIESPVNRSGEKDEVEVKKEKKRKVRKEEGDENGADYVFPMNRVTRIVKSENSDVKLSAEAAFLFNKASEKFLELFSKEAYAYASKDGKRKIEYQHLSSVIPGNKRFDFLSDFVPAKVKVADALKESPSVET from the exons ATGGCGACTAAAACCCTAGATTCTATTTCCAAGCCAAAGCCTGCAGAAGATGTTGAAACAATAGCTGACCTATCAGGCGATGAGCTTTTAAGCTCTTTGGTtacaaagaagaagaaaattgAGACTGCCGGTTCCAACAAAAAGCCCAAACCAAACAAAAAACCCGAAGATTCGACTCGAAAACTCGATGATttgaagaagaaagtgaagaaggcgGATGCGAACGTGAGAATTGAGAGTCCGGTGAACAGATCTGGTGAAAAGGATGAGGTTGAGGtgaaaaaagagaagaaaaggaagGTGAGGAAAGAGGAGGGGGATGAGAATGGTGCCGATTACGTGTTTCCAATGAATCGTGTTACCCGGATTGTTAAGAGCGAGAATTCTGATGTTAAGTTGTCTGCTGAGGCTGCTTTTCTGTTTAATAAAGCTTCG GAGAAATTTCTCGAACTATTCTCAAAGGAGGCTTATGCTTATGCTTCAAAGGACGGAAAGAGAAAGATTGAATATCAGCACCTAT CCTCAGTAATTCCTGGAAACAAGAGATTTGACTTTCTTTCAG ATTTTGTCCCTGCCAAAGTGAAGGTTGCCGATGCCTTGAAGGAGAGTCCATCAGTTGAGACCTAA
- the LOC141704337 gene encoding uncharacterized protein LOC141704337 — MEALKVKYRASSYTIVNGRMYRRSVSQPLLRCLHTEEQHQALEAVHKGICGEYQVGRSLAFKILRKGFFWPTLQADASEYAKKCKQCQLFTTVPKQPPEERTFVLSPIPFSIWAIDIVGILPTSTRQEK, encoded by the coding sequence ATGGAAGCCCTAAAAGTAAAGTACAGGGCATCAAGCTACACAATTGTCAATGGAAGAATGTATCGTCGGTCGGTCAGTCAGCCCCTCCTAAGGTGCTTACATACTGAAGAGCAACATCAGGCCTTAGAAGCGGTACACAAAGGGATATGCGGAGAATATCAGGTCGGTCGGTCTCTCGCCTTTAAGATCCTTCGAAAAGGATTCTTTTGGCCGACTTTGCAAGCCGATGCGAGTGAATATGCAAAAAAGTGCAAACAATGTCAGTTATTCACCACTGTTCCGAAGCAACCTCCCGAAGAAAGGACTTTTGTCCTCAGCCCCATCCCGTTTTCTATATGGGCCATAGATATAGTCGGTATTCTCCCTACCAGCACCAGACAAGAAAAATAA
- the LOC141704338 gene encoding uncharacterized protein LOC141704338 — MGKGKPVGFYKISIKVWKYLTENGVSWLMNLFNVIRRIAKMPSEWRLSVVVSICNNKGDVQSCRNYRGIKLICHIMKLWKQVIDYRLWIIVDISATQLCFMPGSLSRAVIWRCVEAREVLPSRSKTGYIWANFSEENEEEDVAFCIANDRVPQTDNFKYLSSIIKSNGDTLADVTHRIKADIVVWFRALSIDESRRT; from the exons ATGGGTAAGGGTAAGCCGGTAGGCTTTTATAAGATTTCGATTAAGGTTTGGAAATATCTGACAGAAAATGGTGTAAGTTGGTTGATGAATCTCTTTAATGTTATACGTCGGATAGCCAAGATGCCTAGTGAGTGGCGGTTGAGTGTTGTTGTATCTATTTGTAATAATAAAGGTGATGTTCAAAGTTGTAGAAACTATCGTGGTATTAAGTTGATTTGTCATATAATGAAACTTTGGAAACAAGTTATTGACTATAGGCTTTGGATAATCGTTGATATTTCAGCCACTCAGCTTTGTTTTATGCCTGGAAG TTTATCACGTGCAGTAATTTGGAGATGTGTAGAGGCTCGAGAGGTTCTTCCG AGCCGTTCTAAAACTGGGTATATTTGGGCTAATTTTAGCGAGGAGAATGAAGAAGAGGATGTAGCCTTTTGTATTGCCAATGACCGTGTTCCACAAACTGATAATTTCAAGTATCTCAGCTCTATCATAAAGAGCAATGGTGATACTCTTGCTGATGTTACGCATCGTATTAAG GCCGACATTGTTGTATGGTTCCGAGCGTTGTCAATTGATGAAAGCCGAAGAACATAG